In a genomic window of Microcebus murinus isolate Inina chromosome 17, M.murinus_Inina_mat1.0, whole genome shotgun sequence:
- the HNRNPH1 gene encoding heterogeneous nuclear ribonucleoprotein H isoform X1, whose product MMLGTEGGEGFVVKVRGLPWSCSADEVQRFFSDCKIQNGAQGIRFIYTREGRPSGEAFVELESEDEVKLALKKDRETMGHRYVEVFKSNNVEMDWVLKHTGPNSPDTANDGFVRLRGLPFGCSKEEIVQFFSGLEIVPNGITLPVDFQGRSTGEAFVQFASQEIAEKALKKHKERIGHRYIEIFKSSRAEVRTHYDPPRKLMAMQRPGPYDRPGAGRGYNSIGRGAGFERMRRGAYGGGYGGYDDYNGYNDGYGFGSDRFGRDLNYCFSGMSDHRYGDGGSTFQSTTGHCVHMRGLPYRATENDIYNFFSPLNPVRVHIEIGPDGRVTGEADVEFATHEDAVAAMSKDKANMQHRYVELFLNSTAGASGGAYEHRYVELFLNSTAGASGGAYGSQMMGGMGLSNQSSYGGPASQQLSGGYGGGYGGQSSMSGYGSQGAMNSSYYSSGSRASMGVNGMGGMSSMSSMSGGWGM is encoded by the exons ATGATGTTGGGCACCGAAGGCGGCGAGGGATTCGTGGTGAAGGTCCGGGGCTTGCCCTGGTCTTGCTCGGCGGATGAAGTGCAGCGTTTTTTTTCTG ACTGCAAAATTCAAAATGGGGCTCAAGGTATTCGTTTCATCTACACAAGAGAAGGCAGACCGAGTGGCGAGGCTTTTGTTGAACTCGAATCAGAAGATGAAGTCAAATTGGCCctgaaaaaagacagagaaactaTGGGACACAGATATGTTGAAG TATTCAAGTCAAACAACGTTGAAATGGATTGGGTGTTGAAGCATACTGGTCCAAATAGTCCTGACACGGCCAATGATGGCTTTGTACGGCTTAGAGGACTCCCCTTTGGATGTAGCAAGGAAGAAATTGTTCAGTTCTTCTCAG GGTTGGAAATCGTGCCAAATGGGATAACATTGCCGGTGGACTTCCAGGGGAGGAGTACGGGGGAGGCCTTCGTGCAGTTTGCTTCACAGGAAATAGCTGAAAAGGCTCTAAAGAAACACAAGGAAAGAATAGGGCACAG GTATATCGAAATCTTTAAGAGCAGTCGGGCCGAAGTTAGAACTCATTATGATCCACCACGAAAGCTTATGGCCATGCAGCGGCCAGGTCCCTATGACAGACCTGGGGCTGGCAGAGGGTATAACAGCATTGGCAGAGGAGCTGGCTTTGAGAGGATGAGGCGTGGTGCTTATGGTGGAG GCTATGGAGGCTATGATGATTATAATGGCTATAATGACGGCTATGGATTTGGGTCAGATAGATTTGGAAGAG ACCTCAATTATTGTTTTTCAGGAATGTCTGATCACAGATACGGGGATGGTGGCTCTACTTTCCAGAGCACAACGGGGCACTGTGTACACATGCGTGGATTGCCTTACAGAGCTACTGAGAATGACATTTATAAT tttttttcaccACTCAACCCTGTGCGAGTACACATTGAAATTGGCCCTGATGGCAGAGTAACTGGTGAAGCAGATGTTGAGTTTGCAACTCATGAAGACGCTGTGGCAGCTATGTCAAAAGACAAAGCAAATATGC aacACAGATATGTAGAACTCTTCTTGAATTCTACAGCAGGAGCAAGCGGTGGTGCTTACG AACACAGATATGTAGAACTCTTCTTGAATTCTACAGCAGGAGCAAGCGGTGGTGCTTATGGTAGCCAAATGATGGGAGGCATGGGCTTGT CAAACCAGTCCAGTTATGGTGGCCCAGCCAGCCAGCAGCTGAGTGGTGGTTATGGAGGCGGCTATGGTGGCCAGAGCAGCATGAGTGGATAtg GTAGCCAAGGAGCAATGAACAGCAGCTACTACAGTAGTGGAAGCCGAGCATCTATGGGCGTGAATGGAATGGGAGGGATGTCTAGCATGTCCAGTATGAGTGGTGGATGGGGAATGTAA
- the HNRNPH1 gene encoding heterogeneous nuclear ribonucleoprotein H isoform X3 — translation MMLGTEGGEGFVVKVRGLPWSCSADEVQRFFSDCKIQNGAQGIRFIYTREGRPSGEAFVELESEDEVKLALKKDRETMGHRYVEVFKSNNVEMDWVLKHTGPNSPDTANDGFVRLRGLPFGCSKEEIVQFFSGLEIVPNGITLPVDFQGRSTGEAFVQFASQEIAEKALKKHKERIGHRYIEIFKSSRAEVRTHYDPPRKLMAMQRPGPYDRPGAGRGYNSIGRGAGFERMRRGAYGGGYGGYDDYNGYNDGYGFGSDRFGRDLNYCFSGMSDHRYGDGGSTFQSTTGHCVHMRGLPYRATENDIYNFFSPLNPVRVHIEIGPDGRVTGEADVEFATHEDAVAAMSKDKANMQHRYVELFLNSTAGASGGAYEHRYVELFLNSTAGASGGAYANQSSYGGPASQQLSGGYGGGYGGQSSMSGYGSQGAMNSSYYSSGSRASMGVNGMGGMSSMSSMSGGWGM, via the exons ATGATGTTGGGCACCGAAGGCGGCGAGGGATTCGTGGTGAAGGTCCGGGGCTTGCCCTGGTCTTGCTCGGCGGATGAAGTGCAGCGTTTTTTTTCTG ACTGCAAAATTCAAAATGGGGCTCAAGGTATTCGTTTCATCTACACAAGAGAAGGCAGACCGAGTGGCGAGGCTTTTGTTGAACTCGAATCAGAAGATGAAGTCAAATTGGCCctgaaaaaagacagagaaactaTGGGACACAGATATGTTGAAG TATTCAAGTCAAACAACGTTGAAATGGATTGGGTGTTGAAGCATACTGGTCCAAATAGTCCTGACACGGCCAATGATGGCTTTGTACGGCTTAGAGGACTCCCCTTTGGATGTAGCAAGGAAGAAATTGTTCAGTTCTTCTCAG GGTTGGAAATCGTGCCAAATGGGATAACATTGCCGGTGGACTTCCAGGGGAGGAGTACGGGGGAGGCCTTCGTGCAGTTTGCTTCACAGGAAATAGCTGAAAAGGCTCTAAAGAAACACAAGGAAAGAATAGGGCACAG GTATATCGAAATCTTTAAGAGCAGTCGGGCCGAAGTTAGAACTCATTATGATCCACCACGAAAGCTTATGGCCATGCAGCGGCCAGGTCCCTATGACAGACCTGGGGCTGGCAGAGGGTATAACAGCATTGGCAGAGGAGCTGGCTTTGAGAGGATGAGGCGTGGTGCTTATGGTGGAG GCTATGGAGGCTATGATGATTATAATGGCTATAATGACGGCTATGGATTTGGGTCAGATAGATTTGGAAGAG ACCTCAATTATTGTTTTTCAGGAATGTCTGATCACAGATACGGGGATGGTGGCTCTACTTTCCAGAGCACAACGGGGCACTGTGTACACATGCGTGGATTGCCTTACAGAGCTACTGAGAATGACATTTATAAT tttttttcaccACTCAACCCTGTGCGAGTACACATTGAAATTGGCCCTGATGGCAGAGTAACTGGTGAAGCAGATGTTGAGTTTGCAACTCATGAAGACGCTGTGGCAGCTATGTCAAAAGACAAAGCAAATATGC aacACAGATATGTAGAACTCTTCTTGAATTCTACAGCAGGAGCAAGCGGTGGTGCTTACG AACACAGATATGTAGAACTCTTCTTGAATTCTACAGCAGGAGCAAGCGGTGGTGCTTATG CAAACCAGTCCAGTTATGGTGGCCCAGCCAGCCAGCAGCTGAGTGGTGGTTATGGAGGCGGCTATGGTGGCCAGAGCAGCATGAGTGGATAtg GTAGCCAAGGAGCAATGAACAGCAGCTACTACAGTAGTGGAAGCCGAGCATCTATGGGCGTGAATGGAATGGGAGGGATGTCTAGCATGTCCAGTATGAGTGGTGGATGGGGAATGTAA
- the HNRNPH1 gene encoding heterogeneous nuclear ribonucleoprotein H isoform X4, whose translation MMLGTEGGEGFVVKVRGLPWSCSADEVQRFFSDCKIQNGAQGIRFIYTREGRPSGEAFVELESEDEVKLALKKDRETMGHRYVEVFKSNNVEMDWVLKHTGPNSPDTANDGFVRLRGLPFGCSKEEIVQFFSGLEIVPNGITLPVDFQGRSTGEAFVQFASQEIAEKALKKHKERIGHRYIEIFKSSRAEVRTHYDPPRKLMAMQRPGPYDRPGAGRGYNSIGRGAGFERMRRGAYGGGYGGYDDYNGYNDGYGFGSDRFGRDLNYCFSGMSDHRYGDGGSTFQSTTGHCVHMRGLPYRATENDIYNFFSPLNPVRVHIEIGPDGRVTGEADVEFATHEDAVAAMSKDKANMQHRYVELFLNSTAGASGGAYGSQMLGGMGLSNQSSYGGPASQQLSGGYGGGYGGQSSMSGYGSQGAMNSSYYSSGSRASMGVNGMGGMSSMSSMSGGWGM comes from the exons ATGATGTTGGGCACCGAAGGCGGCGAGGGATTCGTGGTGAAGGTCCGGGGCTTGCCCTGGTCTTGCTCGGCGGATGAAGTGCAGCGTTTTTTTTCTG ACTGCAAAATTCAAAATGGGGCTCAAGGTATTCGTTTCATCTACACAAGAGAAGGCAGACCGAGTGGCGAGGCTTTTGTTGAACTCGAATCAGAAGATGAAGTCAAATTGGCCctgaaaaaagacagagaaactaTGGGACACAGATATGTTGAAG TATTCAAGTCAAACAACGTTGAAATGGATTGGGTGTTGAAGCATACTGGTCCAAATAGTCCTGACACGGCCAATGATGGCTTTGTACGGCTTAGAGGACTCCCCTTTGGATGTAGCAAGGAAGAAATTGTTCAGTTCTTCTCAG GGTTGGAAATCGTGCCAAATGGGATAACATTGCCGGTGGACTTCCAGGGGAGGAGTACGGGGGAGGCCTTCGTGCAGTTTGCTTCACAGGAAATAGCTGAAAAGGCTCTAAAGAAACACAAGGAAAGAATAGGGCACAG GTATATCGAAATCTTTAAGAGCAGTCGGGCCGAAGTTAGAACTCATTATGATCCACCACGAAAGCTTATGGCCATGCAGCGGCCAGGTCCCTATGACAGACCTGGGGCTGGCAGAGGGTATAACAGCATTGGCAGAGGAGCTGGCTTTGAGAGGATGAGGCGTGGTGCTTATGGTGGAG GCTATGGAGGCTATGATGATTATAATGGCTATAATGACGGCTATGGATTTGGGTCAGATAGATTTGGAAGAG ACCTCAATTATTGTTTTTCAGGAATGTCTGATCACAGATACGGGGATGGTGGCTCTACTTTCCAGAGCACAACGGGGCACTGTGTACACATGCGTGGATTGCCTTACAGAGCTACTGAGAATGACATTTATAAT tttttttcaccACTCAACCCTGTGCGAGTACACATTGAAATTGGCCCTGATGGCAGAGTAACTGGTGAAGCAGATGTTGAGTTTGCAACTCATGAAGACGCTGTGGCAGCTATGTCAAAAGACAAAGCAAATATGC aacACAGATATGTAGAACTCTTCTTGAATTCTACAGCAGGAGCAAGCGGTGGTGCTTACGGTAGCCAAATGCTAGGAGGCATGGGTTTGT CAAACCAGTCCAGTTATGGTGGCCCAGCCAGCCAGCAGCTGAGTGGTGGTTATGGAGGCGGCTATGGTGGCCAGAGCAGCATGAGTGGATAtg GTAGCCAAGGAGCAATGAACAGCAGCTACTACAGTAGTGGAAGCCGAGCATCTATGGGCGTGAATGGAATGGGAGGGATGTCTAGCATGTCCAGTATGAGTGGTGGATGGGGAATGTAA
- the HNRNPH1 gene encoding heterogeneous nuclear ribonucleoprotein H isoform X2: MMLGTEGGEGFVVKVRGLPWSCSADEVQRFFSDCKIQNGAQGIRFIYTREGRPSGEAFVELESEDEVKLALKKDRETMGHRYVEVFKSNNVEMDWVLKHTGPNSPDTANDGFVRLRGLPFGCSKEEIVQFFSGLEIVPNGITLPVDFQGRSTGEAFVQFASQEIAEKALKKHKERIGHRYIEIFKSSRAEVRTHYDPPRKLMAMQRPGPYDRPGAGRGYNSIGRGAGFERMRRGAYGGGYGGYDDYNGYNDGYGFGSDRFGRGMSDHRYGDGGSTFQSTTGHCVHMRGLPYRATENDIYNFFSPLNPVRVHIEIGPDGRVTGEADVEFATHEDAVAAMSKDKANMQHRYVELFLNSTAGASGGAYEHRYVELFLNSTAGASGGAYGSQMMGGMGLSNQSSYGGPASQQLSGGYGGGYGGQSSMSGYGSQGAMNSSYYSSGSRASMGVNGMGGMSSMSSMSGGWGM, translated from the exons ATGATGTTGGGCACCGAAGGCGGCGAGGGATTCGTGGTGAAGGTCCGGGGCTTGCCCTGGTCTTGCTCGGCGGATGAAGTGCAGCGTTTTTTTTCTG ACTGCAAAATTCAAAATGGGGCTCAAGGTATTCGTTTCATCTACACAAGAGAAGGCAGACCGAGTGGCGAGGCTTTTGTTGAACTCGAATCAGAAGATGAAGTCAAATTGGCCctgaaaaaagacagagaaactaTGGGACACAGATATGTTGAAG TATTCAAGTCAAACAACGTTGAAATGGATTGGGTGTTGAAGCATACTGGTCCAAATAGTCCTGACACGGCCAATGATGGCTTTGTACGGCTTAGAGGACTCCCCTTTGGATGTAGCAAGGAAGAAATTGTTCAGTTCTTCTCAG GGTTGGAAATCGTGCCAAATGGGATAACATTGCCGGTGGACTTCCAGGGGAGGAGTACGGGGGAGGCCTTCGTGCAGTTTGCTTCACAGGAAATAGCTGAAAAGGCTCTAAAGAAACACAAGGAAAGAATAGGGCACAG GTATATCGAAATCTTTAAGAGCAGTCGGGCCGAAGTTAGAACTCATTATGATCCACCACGAAAGCTTATGGCCATGCAGCGGCCAGGTCCCTATGACAGACCTGGGGCTGGCAGAGGGTATAACAGCATTGGCAGAGGAGCTGGCTTTGAGAGGATGAGGCGTGGTGCTTATGGTGGAG GCTATGGAGGCTATGATGATTATAATGGCTATAATGACGGCTATGGATTTGGGTCAGATAGATTTGGAAGAG GAATGTCTGATCACAGATACGGGGATGGTGGCTCTACTTTCCAGAGCACAACGGGGCACTGTGTACACATGCGTGGATTGCCTTACAGAGCTACTGAGAATGACATTTATAAT tttttttcaccACTCAACCCTGTGCGAGTACACATTGAAATTGGCCCTGATGGCAGAGTAACTGGTGAAGCAGATGTTGAGTTTGCAACTCATGAAGACGCTGTGGCAGCTATGTCAAAAGACAAAGCAAATATGC aacACAGATATGTAGAACTCTTCTTGAATTCTACAGCAGGAGCAAGCGGTGGTGCTTACG AACACAGATATGTAGAACTCTTCTTGAATTCTACAGCAGGAGCAAGCGGTGGTGCTTATGGTAGCCAAATGATGGGAGGCATGGGCTTGT CAAACCAGTCCAGTTATGGTGGCCCAGCCAGCCAGCAGCTGAGTGGTGGTTATGGAGGCGGCTATGGTGGCCAGAGCAGCATGAGTGGATAtg GTAGCCAAGGAGCAATGAACAGCAGCTACTACAGTAGTGGAAGCCGAGCATCTATGGGCGTGAATGGAATGGGAGGGATGTCTAGCATGTCCAGTATGAGTGGTGGATGGGGAATGTAA
- the HNRNPH1 gene encoding heterogeneous nuclear ribonucleoprotein H isoform X6 — protein sequence MMLGTEGGEGFVVKVRGLPWSCSADEVQRFFSDCKIQNGAQGIRFIYTREGRPSGEAFVELESEDEVKLALKKDRETMGHRYVEVFKSNNVEMDWVLKHTGPNSPDTANDGFVRLRGLPFGCSKEEIVQFFSGLEIVPNGITLPVDFQGRSTGEAFVQFASQEIAEKALKKHKERIGHRYIEIFKSSRAEVRTHYDPPRKLMAMQRPGPYDRPGAGRGYNSIGRGAGFERMRRGAYGGGYGGYDDYNGYNDGYGFGSDRFGRGMSDHRYGDGGSTFQSTTGHCVHMRGLPYRATENDIYNFFSPLNPVRVHIEIGPDGRVTGEADVEFATHEDAVAAMSKDKANMQHRYVELFLNSTAGASGGAYGSQMLGGMGLSNQSSYGGPASQQLSGGYGGGYGGQSSMSGYGSQGAMNSSYYSSGSRASMGVNGMGGMSSMSSMSGGWGM from the exons ATGATGTTGGGCACCGAAGGCGGCGAGGGATTCGTGGTGAAGGTCCGGGGCTTGCCCTGGTCTTGCTCGGCGGATGAAGTGCAGCGTTTTTTTTCTG ACTGCAAAATTCAAAATGGGGCTCAAGGTATTCGTTTCATCTACACAAGAGAAGGCAGACCGAGTGGCGAGGCTTTTGTTGAACTCGAATCAGAAGATGAAGTCAAATTGGCCctgaaaaaagacagagaaactaTGGGACACAGATATGTTGAAG TATTCAAGTCAAACAACGTTGAAATGGATTGGGTGTTGAAGCATACTGGTCCAAATAGTCCTGACACGGCCAATGATGGCTTTGTACGGCTTAGAGGACTCCCCTTTGGATGTAGCAAGGAAGAAATTGTTCAGTTCTTCTCAG GGTTGGAAATCGTGCCAAATGGGATAACATTGCCGGTGGACTTCCAGGGGAGGAGTACGGGGGAGGCCTTCGTGCAGTTTGCTTCACAGGAAATAGCTGAAAAGGCTCTAAAGAAACACAAGGAAAGAATAGGGCACAG GTATATCGAAATCTTTAAGAGCAGTCGGGCCGAAGTTAGAACTCATTATGATCCACCACGAAAGCTTATGGCCATGCAGCGGCCAGGTCCCTATGACAGACCTGGGGCTGGCAGAGGGTATAACAGCATTGGCAGAGGAGCTGGCTTTGAGAGGATGAGGCGTGGTGCTTATGGTGGAG GCTATGGAGGCTATGATGATTATAATGGCTATAATGACGGCTATGGATTTGGGTCAGATAGATTTGGAAGAG GAATGTCTGATCACAGATACGGGGATGGTGGCTCTACTTTCCAGAGCACAACGGGGCACTGTGTACACATGCGTGGATTGCCTTACAGAGCTACTGAGAATGACATTTATAAT tttttttcaccACTCAACCCTGTGCGAGTACACATTGAAATTGGCCCTGATGGCAGAGTAACTGGTGAAGCAGATGTTGAGTTTGCAACTCATGAAGACGCTGTGGCAGCTATGTCAAAAGACAAAGCAAATATGC aacACAGATATGTAGAACTCTTCTTGAATTCTACAGCAGGAGCAAGCGGTGGTGCTTACGGTAGCCAAATGCTAGGAGGCATGGGTTTGT CAAACCAGTCCAGTTATGGTGGCCCAGCCAGCCAGCAGCTGAGTGGTGGTTATGGAGGCGGCTATGGTGGCCAGAGCAGCATGAGTGGATAtg GTAGCCAAGGAGCAATGAACAGCAGCTACTACAGTAGTGGAAGCCGAGCATCTATGGGCGTGAATGGAATGGGAGGGATGTCTAGCATGTCCAGTATGAGTGGTGGATGGGGAATGTAA
- the HNRNPH1 gene encoding heterogeneous nuclear ribonucleoprotein H isoform X11 translates to MAMQRPGPYDRPGAGRGYNSIGRGAGFERMRRGAYGGGYGGYDDYNGYNDGYGFGSDRFGRDLNYCFSGMSDHRYGDGGSTFQSTTGHCVHMRGLPYRATENDIYNFFSPLNPVRVHIEIGPDGRVTGEADVEFATHEDAVAAMSKDKANMQHRYVELFLNSTAGASGGAYEHRYVELFLNSTAGASGGAYGSQMMGGMGLSNQSSYGGPASQQLSGGYGGGYGGQSSMSGYGSQGAMNSSYYSSGSRASMGVNGMGGMSSMSSMSGGWGM, encoded by the exons ATGGCCATGCAGCGGCCAGGTCCCTATGACAGACCTGGGGCTGGCAGAGGGTATAACAGCATTGGCAGAGGAGCTGGCTTTGAGAGGATGAGGCGTGGTGCTTATGGTGGAG GCTATGGAGGCTATGATGATTATAATGGCTATAATGACGGCTATGGATTTGGGTCAGATAGATTTGGAAGAG ACCTCAATTATTGTTTTTCAGGAATGTCTGATCACAGATACGGGGATGGTGGCTCTACTTTCCAGAGCACAACGGGGCACTGTGTACACATGCGTGGATTGCCTTACAGAGCTACTGAGAATGACATTTATAAT tttttttcaccACTCAACCCTGTGCGAGTACACATTGAAATTGGCCCTGATGGCAGAGTAACTGGTGAAGCAGATGTTGAGTTTGCAACTCATGAAGACGCTGTGGCAGCTATGTCAAAAGACAAAGCAAATATGC aacACAGATATGTAGAACTCTTCTTGAATTCTACAGCAGGAGCAAGCGGTGGTGCTTACG AACACAGATATGTAGAACTCTTCTTGAATTCTACAGCAGGAGCAAGCGGTGGTGCTTATGGTAGCCAAATGATGGGAGGCATGGGCTTGT CAAACCAGTCCAGTTATGGTGGCCCAGCCAGCCAGCAGCTGAGTGGTGGTTATGGAGGCGGCTATGGTGGCCAGAGCAGCATGAGTGGATAtg GTAGCCAAGGAGCAATGAACAGCAGCTACTACAGTAGTGGAAGCCGAGCATCTATGGGCGTGAATGGAATGGGAGGGATGTCTAGCATGTCCAGTATGAGTGGTGGATGGGGAATGTAA
- the HNRNPH1 gene encoding heterogeneous nuclear ribonucleoprotein H isoform X7, translating to MMLGTEGGEGFVVKVRGLPWSCSADEVQRFFSDCKIQNGAQGIRFIYTREGRPSGEAFVELESEDEVKLALKKDRETMGHRYVEVFKSNNVEMDWVLKHTGPNSPDTANDGFVRLRGLPFGCSKEEIVQFFSGLEIVPNGITLPVDFQGRSTGEAFVQFASQEIAEKALKKHKERIGHRYIEIFKSSRAEVRTHYDPPRKLMAMQRPGPYDRPGAGRGYNSIGRGAGFERMRRGAYGGGYGGYDDYNGYNDGYGFGSDRFGRGMSDHRYGDGGSTFQSTTGHCVHMRGLPYRATENDIYNFFSPLNPVRVHIEIGPDGRVTGEADVEFATHEDAVAAMSKDKANMQHRYVELFLNSTAGASGGAYEHRYVELFLNSTAGASGGAYGSQMMGGMGLSNQSSYGGPASQQLSGGYGGGYGGQSSMSGYDQVLQENSSDFQSNIA from the exons ATGATGTTGGGCACCGAAGGCGGCGAGGGATTCGTGGTGAAGGTCCGGGGCTTGCCCTGGTCTTGCTCGGCGGATGAAGTGCAGCGTTTTTTTTCTG ACTGCAAAATTCAAAATGGGGCTCAAGGTATTCGTTTCATCTACACAAGAGAAGGCAGACCGAGTGGCGAGGCTTTTGTTGAACTCGAATCAGAAGATGAAGTCAAATTGGCCctgaaaaaagacagagaaactaTGGGACACAGATATGTTGAAG TATTCAAGTCAAACAACGTTGAAATGGATTGGGTGTTGAAGCATACTGGTCCAAATAGTCCTGACACGGCCAATGATGGCTTTGTACGGCTTAGAGGACTCCCCTTTGGATGTAGCAAGGAAGAAATTGTTCAGTTCTTCTCAG GGTTGGAAATCGTGCCAAATGGGATAACATTGCCGGTGGACTTCCAGGGGAGGAGTACGGGGGAGGCCTTCGTGCAGTTTGCTTCACAGGAAATAGCTGAAAAGGCTCTAAAGAAACACAAGGAAAGAATAGGGCACAG GTATATCGAAATCTTTAAGAGCAGTCGGGCCGAAGTTAGAACTCATTATGATCCACCACGAAAGCTTATGGCCATGCAGCGGCCAGGTCCCTATGACAGACCTGGGGCTGGCAGAGGGTATAACAGCATTGGCAGAGGAGCTGGCTTTGAGAGGATGAGGCGTGGTGCTTATGGTGGAG GCTATGGAGGCTATGATGATTATAATGGCTATAATGACGGCTATGGATTTGGGTCAGATAGATTTGGAAGAG GAATGTCTGATCACAGATACGGGGATGGTGGCTCTACTTTCCAGAGCACAACGGGGCACTGTGTACACATGCGTGGATTGCCTTACAGAGCTACTGAGAATGACATTTATAAT tttttttcaccACTCAACCCTGTGCGAGTACACATTGAAATTGGCCCTGATGGCAGAGTAACTGGTGAAGCAGATGTTGAGTTTGCAACTCATGAAGACGCTGTGGCAGCTATGTCAAAAGACAAAGCAAATATGC aacACAGATATGTAGAACTCTTCTTGAATTCTACAGCAGGAGCAAGCGGTGGTGCTTACG AACACAGATATGTAGAACTCTTCTTGAATTCTACAGCAGGAGCAAGCGGTGGTGCTTATGGTAGCCAAATGATGGGAGGCATGGGCTTGT CAAACCAGTCCAGTTATGGTGGCCCAGCCAGCCAGCAGCTGAGTGGTGGTTATGGAGGCGGCTATGGTGGCCAGAGCAGCATGAGTGGATAtg ACCAAGTTTTACAGGAAAACTCCAGTGATTTTCAATCAAACATTGCATAG
- the HNRNPH1 gene encoding heterogeneous nuclear ribonucleoprotein H isoform X5 produces the protein MMLGTEGGEGFVVKVRGLPWSCSADEVQRFFSDCKIQNGAQGIRFIYTREGRPSGEAFVELESEDEVKLALKKDRETMGHRYVEVFKSNNVEMDWVLKHTGPNSPDTANDGFVRLRGLPFGCSKEEIVQFFSGLEIVPNGITLPVDFQGRSTGEAFVQFASQEIAEKALKKHKERIGHRYIEIFKSSRAEVRTHYDPPRKLMAMQRPGPYDRPGAGRGYNSIGRGAGFERMRRGAYGGGYGGYDDYNGYNDGYGFGSDRFGRDLNYCFSGMSDHRYGDGGSTFQSTTGHCVHMRGLPYRATENDIYNFFSPLNPVRVHIEIGPDGRVTGEADVEFATHEDAVAAMSKDKANMQHRYVELFLNSTAGASGGAYEHRYVELFLNSTAGASGGAYGSQMMGGMGLSNQSSYGGPASQQLSGGYGGGYGGQSSMSGYDQVLQENSSDFQSNIA, from the exons ATGATGTTGGGCACCGAAGGCGGCGAGGGATTCGTGGTGAAGGTCCGGGGCTTGCCCTGGTCTTGCTCGGCGGATGAAGTGCAGCGTTTTTTTTCTG ACTGCAAAATTCAAAATGGGGCTCAAGGTATTCGTTTCATCTACACAAGAGAAGGCAGACCGAGTGGCGAGGCTTTTGTTGAACTCGAATCAGAAGATGAAGTCAAATTGGCCctgaaaaaagacagagaaactaTGGGACACAGATATGTTGAAG TATTCAAGTCAAACAACGTTGAAATGGATTGGGTGTTGAAGCATACTGGTCCAAATAGTCCTGACACGGCCAATGATGGCTTTGTACGGCTTAGAGGACTCCCCTTTGGATGTAGCAAGGAAGAAATTGTTCAGTTCTTCTCAG GGTTGGAAATCGTGCCAAATGGGATAACATTGCCGGTGGACTTCCAGGGGAGGAGTACGGGGGAGGCCTTCGTGCAGTTTGCTTCACAGGAAATAGCTGAAAAGGCTCTAAAGAAACACAAGGAAAGAATAGGGCACAG GTATATCGAAATCTTTAAGAGCAGTCGGGCCGAAGTTAGAACTCATTATGATCCACCACGAAAGCTTATGGCCATGCAGCGGCCAGGTCCCTATGACAGACCTGGGGCTGGCAGAGGGTATAACAGCATTGGCAGAGGAGCTGGCTTTGAGAGGATGAGGCGTGGTGCTTATGGTGGAG GCTATGGAGGCTATGATGATTATAATGGCTATAATGACGGCTATGGATTTGGGTCAGATAGATTTGGAAGAG ACCTCAATTATTGTTTTTCAGGAATGTCTGATCACAGATACGGGGATGGTGGCTCTACTTTCCAGAGCACAACGGGGCACTGTGTACACATGCGTGGATTGCCTTACAGAGCTACTGAGAATGACATTTATAAT tttttttcaccACTCAACCCTGTGCGAGTACACATTGAAATTGGCCCTGATGGCAGAGTAACTGGTGAAGCAGATGTTGAGTTTGCAACTCATGAAGACGCTGTGGCAGCTATGTCAAAAGACAAAGCAAATATGC aacACAGATATGTAGAACTCTTCTTGAATTCTACAGCAGGAGCAAGCGGTGGTGCTTACG AACACAGATATGTAGAACTCTTCTTGAATTCTACAGCAGGAGCAAGCGGTGGTGCTTATGGTAGCCAAATGATGGGAGGCATGGGCTTGT CAAACCAGTCCAGTTATGGTGGCCCAGCCAGCCAGCAGCTGAGTGGTGGTTATGGAGGCGGCTATGGTGGCCAGAGCAGCATGAGTGGATAtg ACCAAGTTTTACAGGAAAACTCCAGTGATTTTCAATCAAACATTGCATAG